A section of the Dermacoccus nishinomiyaensis genome encodes:
- a CDS encoding DUF692 domain-containing protein — protein MSITTSDATRPAPATSMPAGVGIGWRPEIADVLAAQPGLTWVEVVAESVMHGMPPALRQLRERGVTVLPHGVKLGLGDAEGLDADRVAHFVGTAAITGAPLVSEHISFVRAGGVEVGHLTPLPRTRAAVDVMVRNVRSVQAELDVPLALECVAALFTYPEDEMSEAQFITEIIERTDALLLLDIANVYANARNHGGNALETALAMPLERLAYMHVAGGVENDGIYHDTHAAAVNPEVLHLISELSRRTTFPAAMLERDGDYPPAEELLTELDAIADAAGMPRVTAAQ, from the coding sequence ATGAGCATCACGACGTCCGACGCAACACGGCCCGCACCGGCCACGTCGATGCCTGCGGGCGTCGGCATCGGATGGCGCCCCGAGATCGCGGACGTCCTCGCCGCCCAACCGGGCCTGACGTGGGTCGAAGTGGTCGCCGAATCCGTCATGCACGGCATGCCGCCAGCCCTGAGGCAGCTGCGCGAGCGCGGCGTCACCGTCCTCCCGCACGGGGTGAAGCTCGGGCTCGGTGACGCCGAGGGCCTCGACGCCGACCGCGTCGCCCACTTCGTCGGGACGGCCGCCATCACGGGCGCGCCGCTCGTCAGTGAGCACATCTCGTTCGTGCGAGCGGGTGGTGTCGAGGTCGGCCACCTGACGCCGCTGCCGCGCACGCGCGCCGCCGTCGACGTGATGGTGCGAAACGTCCGCAGCGTCCAGGCCGAGCTCGACGTCCCGCTCGCGCTCGAATGCGTCGCGGCGCTCTTCACCTACCCCGAGGACGAGATGAGCGAGGCACAGTTCATCACCGAGATCATCGAACGCACCGACGCGCTGCTGCTGCTCGACATCGCGAACGTCTACGCCAACGCCCGCAACCACGGGGGCAATGCGCTCGAGACGGCCCTCGCGATGCCCCTCGAACGGCTCGCGTACATGCACGTGGCGGGTGGGGTCGAGAACGACGGGATCTACCACGACACGCATGCGGCCGCGGTGAATCCCGAAGTGCTGCACCTCATCTCGGAGCTCTCGAGACGCACGACATTCCCGGCCGCGATGCTCGAACGCGACGGCGACTACCCGCCTGCCGAGGAGTTGCTCACGGAGCTCGATGCCATCGCCGACGCCGCCGGCATGCCGCGCGTCACGGCCGCGCAATGA
- a CDS encoding pyridoxamine 5'-phosphate oxidase family protein has protein sequence MPDFQADHDVINALAEDECWAFLAQHAFGRLAYTLVGEAQIVPINYVSDAGAIFFRTAEGSKLLGVTMNSDVAFEVDDLNGSGRFGDGEASSVIVRGHAEVLEGAEKARAEQLPLRPWVPTEKHTIVRITMTEITGRRFQLSKPWRHMQP, from the coding sequence ATGCCCGACTTCCAGGCCGACCACGACGTCATCAACGCCCTCGCCGAGGACGAGTGCTGGGCGTTCCTGGCGCAGCACGCGTTCGGGCGACTGGCATACACGCTCGTCGGTGAGGCGCAGATCGTCCCGATCAACTACGTCAGCGACGCGGGAGCGATCTTCTTCCGCACGGCCGAGGGCAGCAAACTGCTCGGGGTGACGATGAACTCCGACGTCGCGTTCGAGGTCGACGACCTCAACGGCAGTGGACGGTTCGGCGACGGCGAGGCGTCGAGCGTCATCGTCCGAGGACACGCTGAGGTGCTCGAGGGCGCCGAAAAGGCTCGTGCGGAACAGTTGCCGCTGCGCCCCTGGGTGCCGACGGAAAAACACACGATCGTCCGCATCACCATGACCGAGATCACCGGCCGACGTTTCCAGCTCTCCAAGCCCTGGCGCCACATGCAACCCTGA